Proteins from a genomic interval of Antedon mediterranea chromosome 5, ecAntMedi1.1, whole genome shotgun sequence:
- the LOC140049370 gene encoding interleukin-1 receptor accessory protein-like, protein MLPTVLLVLCFAIPAFSSSYDCDDYPIIGTDLQFTDPDPSNLEVKTEENLVSILCCAGNYDNITWYFEGQKFPNWNNSIDIILGNIQLAQDNQEVRISEVAERMEGTYKCVISNDTKTLEFTQKLWVKPKQTRTIELLQEKDCLDKSARIGDNVTFECHFYIGRSELCPTIIWYSLDSPVVQYYTFGYEDITVPFTNFTTFVVKKEECPEGDKTDIRTSLHIYNITNDAFGQYYVQLIREESLVHVLNLTKIIEDKTEPLPQVINEGSTVVALALGSTLVILFVFTLIYMIFKTDIHLFIKRRKLEKCSSDESSKFDAFISYSNSEEDRDFVICTLRPFLVEELSYNVCIDEINFLPGEDHCTVSVNAVNCSRCCILVLSPDYIKRQYCSIEFNKALEKHRLKKNIIPVMFRPISPDSLNRQEALQHLMKAGEVLKWSPSGTNKTFWKKLEVRMPTRRTPRHARPHDYHKNSKYIDRSTSTNSQTYLCPMRSVSKESASSYSFSEENSCQSEELFQQKFPIGVI, encoded by the exons atgttgccaaCAGTTCTTTTAGTTTTGTGTTTTGCCATCCCAGCATTCTCGTCATCGTACGACTGTGATGATTATCCAATCATTg GAACCGATTTGCAGTTCACTGATCCAGACCCATCGAACCTTGAAGTTAAAACAGAGGAAAATTTGGTATCTATTCTTTGCTGTGCTGGTAACTATGACAACATCACTTGGTATTTCGAGGGCCAGAAGTTTCCCAATTGGAACAATTCCATAGACATTATATTAGGCAATATTCAACTTGCGCAGGACAATCAGGAAGTACGTATTAGCGAAGTTGCTGAGAGAATGGAGGGTACTTACAAATGTGTTATTAGCAATGATACCAAAACATTGGAATTTACACAAAAACTTTGGGTGAAAC CAAAACAAACAAGAACTATCGAATTGTTGCAAGAAAAAGACTGCCTTGACAAATCTGCAAGAATTGGGGACAACGTCACATTTGAATGTCACTTTTACATTGGCCGTAGTGAACTTTGCCCTACCATCATTTGGTATAGTCTCGACTCGCCAGTGGTACAATACTATACTTTTGGTTATGAAGATATTACTGTTCCATTTACCAATTTTACCACTTTTGTTGTAAAGAAAGAAGAGTGCCCAGAAGG AGATAAAACCGACATTAGAACATCACTCCACATATACAACATAACCAATGATGCATTTGGGCAGTACTATGTACAGTTGATAAGAGAAGAAAGTCTAGTTCATGTTCTCAACTTAACCAAGATCATTG AAGATAAAACGGAGCCTTTGCCACAAGTTATAAATGAAGGGAGCACAGTGGTTGCTCTTGCTTTGGGTTCAACCTTAGTAATCTTGTTTGTGTTCACGTTAATTTACATGATTTTCAAAACAGATATACACCTGTTCATTAAGAGGAGAAAATTAGAAAAATGTTCTTCTGATG aaAGCAGCAAATTTGATGCGTTTATTTCATATAGTAACTCCGAAGAAGACCGGGATTTTGTCATTTGTACCTTGCGTCCGTTTCTTGTGGAAGAATTGTCGTACAATGTGTGTATTGATGAGATCAATTTTCTGCCTGGAGAAG aTCATTGTACAGTTTCGGTGAATGCAGTGAACTGTAGCAGATGTTGTATTTTAGTGCTGTCTCCAGATTACATTAAACGGCAATATTGCTCAATAGAATTCAATAAAGCTTTAGAAAAACACAGGCTGAAGAAGAACATCATCCCAGTCATGTTCAGACCAATTTCACCAGATAGTCTGAACAGACAGGAAGCCCTCCAGCATCTTATGAAAGCTGGAGAGGTCTTGAAGTGGTCACCCAGTGGCACTAATAAAACCTTCTGGAAGAAACTAGAAGTGAGAATGCCTACCAGACGTACTCCTCGACACGCTCGTCCTCATGACTATCATAAGAATAGTAAATACATTGATAGATCAACTTCAACCAACTCTCAAACATATCTCTGCCCTATGAGATCCGTGTCCAAGGAGAGTGCAAGCAGTTACTCATTCTCGGAAGAAAATTCCTGTCAAAGTGAGGAGTTATTCCAACAGAAATTCCCTATTGGGGTGATATAA